The Flavobacterium psychrotrophum region AACCGGGTTGCCCGCGCTTTTTACCTGCGCGTTGCAACCCAGCATACCTGATATAACCATTAGAAAAAGTAAATACTTGCTGTTTATCATTGCTTGATTATTTTATATGTTGTAGTATTCCTATTGCATTTTAAAGCTAAAAAATATACACCCGATGCAAGGGTTCCCCCTTCTTTAGTTGTGGGTTCCCAGTCAAAGACTGTTTTAGCTAATAAGTTCTTTCCTTTGTGCTGCGCTACTAACCTGCCCGAAGCATCCCTGAGTTCTATCTCAAAAGTACTGCCCATGTTTAAAGGTAATGGTATCGAAATACTATTTTTAAACGGATTAGGATATGGTGCCGTTTTATCGTTAAGCTGCGGCTTATCTGATGCCAGTACCGCCTGCCCATACACTTCCAGTTCGTAGATAGAATATCCCCATACCGATGCGCGCTGTATGCCACTTACCCTTACATAACGGGCATTGACAGATAAGCCGTTAAATTCATTATCCAGTTCTGTATTGTTATCTACCATTTGCAACACTGTCCAGTTAATGCCATCAGTAGAAGTATCTATGCTGTATTTAGAGGCACGCGCTCCCTCCCACTTTATCTTAATGCGGTTTATCTGGTATTGTTCCAGCAAGTCTGTCATTAGCCATTGCGGGTCAGAATAATTACTTTCCCAACGTGTAGCATAACTGCCGTCTGTGGCTTTGCCTGCCGTATTTATAGTGCCAAATGTTGATGAAACCGTAGTAGGCTTAAACAATGCCAGATTCTGGATCAGACCCATTTCAGGGTCATTATACGGTGTAGCCTTTACTTGCGGCGTTATACCCTGTAATTGCGACGATCTTACTTTTATGGTAACCAGCTTGCTCTCTCCGGGGAACAGTGTAAAGTATCCCTTATCAATAAAAGCAGGCAAAATAGCTTGCCCTGTCGCTGGGTTAACCAATTGCACACGTACTGCAAAAGCGGTTTCCTGCACGGGATTGCTTATTGTAGCTGTTACTACTGTTTCATCTGCTCCGGCCTGTACCTGTTGTGCCACAGTAAGTGTTACCGGGTGGAGGGTATTGACGTAGTTATAATTGTTTTCGTTGAGCGTAGGCCAGTAAAAGTTTTCTGAAACCACAGCGCCGGAAGCATCCGTTAGCCTGAGTCTTTCAAAATATACCTGCGTTAGCCTGGCCGTATCAATATTCAGGTTGCCAAAAACGTCTGCCACCTTGGCATCTGCCGCCAATTCAGGCAGGTTTGCCTGAAAAGTATACTGCGTTTCCCCATGCAGGTTTACAATCTCCAGGCTGGCATTAAGCCAGGAACGGGCTGCACCTGATGTATTAACTACTTCAAATTTACCGGTTGTTGGTACTTTTAAAATATGTACCGGTTCGCAGGCTGCCTTAACTCCCCAGTATGCACCGTTAAGGTCATAATAGTAATCATAAGTTTGCCAAAGCATTGATGGATATGCCGACTGGCTCATCCAGATGATGAGTCCGGAGGCATCATTGTTAAGGTTGTGCAGCCAGCCCTCATACATGGCCTGGTTAACCTGTATGTTTACCAACTGCGATTTCTTACAGAACTCCTGTATGCTGCTACAATTGCCATAGTAGTTATTTACAGTTTCAAAAAACTTATTGGCATTAGCCGCCGGTGCGTAGGTATCGCCAAAAAAATGCTGCTCCCACATGGTATTGCGTGGCCACTGGTTTGCCTCCGGCATAAACTTCTGAAAACTATCGTAGTTAGGAAATACTGCCGTACCCAGTTCGCTGCGCATGCCGTAGCTTTCTATGGCGCCGGGCATTCTTGGGGCAGTATTAAAATACTCTGCCGGATGAAAGTTTTGCCACGGCCCGCTGCCACTCATACTGCCGTGGTTTGAGTTGGGCTGAAACCAACGGTCATCGCCGTCGTACTGGTTTACTGCGCTCCTGTACATGCTTACATAATCGTCTGGCGGGGTCATTTCGTTAGCACCACACCACAATGCTATTGAGGCATAGTTGCGGTTACGCTTTATCTTTTCGGCAACATTATTCCTGAAAACTTCAAAATCCGGCCAGTTAAAATAAGTTGTAATCAGCCAGAAATCATCCCACACCATGATGCCGTGCTTGTCGCAGGCTTCATAAAATTCTTCATCTGTAGTAGCCCCTGTCCAGTTACGAATCACGTTGTAATTCATTTCTTTATGAAGCCGTATCTTGGTATCATATTCGTCTTTTTTGCAACGCAGCATATATTCAGACATGCCCCAGTTACCCCCTTTGAGAAAAATCTTCTTTCCGTTAATATATAAATGGAATACATCTCCTGTGGTATCATAACTATACTCCCTGATGCCAAACGTTACATTCTTCTGGTCAGATACGGTACCGTCTTTCTTAAATTCGAAATTACAGGTGTACAGGTTTTGCGCACCGTAGCCATTTGGCCACCACAGCTGCGGATTATTAACCGTAAGCTCAGTTACTGCATTTACAGTACCATTTGCAGGAATGGTAACCGTTTTAGAAAAGGGTATGTTGCCCGGCATAATTGTACCACTCAAAACACCGGTTATGGCCTTACCAGAATTATTTTTTAGCTCTGCCGATATTTTTAAATTAGCAACGGCCTCAGATAGTACTTTGGTCCTGATCCACGGGTCGTTTATGGTAACTTCGTTAGAAGTACTGATGTAGATATCATTAGTTATACCGCTATTAAGGCCGGGAACATAAGGCATCCAGTCCCAACTTGCACTGGGTATATAAGTGGGGCTTGCAGAGCAGTTAAGTGCGCCCTGCGGCAGGTATACCAGTATGGCAAGCGCATTGCTGCCCAATGTGTTTATAAAGCTTGTAATATCATATTTTCCGCGCTGTAGTATTCCTTTAATGTTCCCCAGGAAATGGCCGTTAAAGTACACATCGGCATCGCGGTTTACCCCTTCAAGGTTTAGCCATTTTCTATTTCCGGAAAGGCTGGCAGGGATTGCAAGTTCTGTGCGGTACCAAAAATTTTTGTTATACTTTGTGCGGTCAGCCCTATAGATGTTATCGCCATAGTCAGGATTTTCCTCAAAGCCCTGTGCCACATAAGCAGCAAAAACAGTACCCGGCACTGTAGCTGTTACCCACCCCGAAGTATCATAACCCGGCTGCAAAACGGGCGCCGTGTTAGTTACCTGGTCTGCCGGATAAACCTTCCAGTTTGTTAGCGGATTACTGCTATCAAGGTTCAGCATATTCGATTGTGCAAAGGCCGCCGTACAAAGCAGCCGAAGCAAAAAATATATCAGGATAAAATTAGTAGGTCTTTTTTTCATTGGTCATTTTTTAGCCTTCAATCGCTAAAACGATTTAGCAAAAGAATTAAATAATTATTAATTTACAAAATATTTCTGCCTAAAATTATACACCAAATAATAAACAGATAAATTTCCCTGCCTTACAACAAGTA contains the following coding sequences:
- a CDS encoding discoidin domain-containing protein → MKKRPTNFILIYFLLRLLCTAAFAQSNMLNLDSSNPLTNWKVYPADQVTNTAPVLQPGYDTSGWVTATVPGTVFAAYVAQGFEENPDYGDNIYRADRTKYNKNFWYRTELAIPASLSGNRKWLNLEGVNRDADVYFNGHFLGNIKGILQRGKYDITSFINTLGSNALAILVYLPQGALNCSASPTYIPSASWDWMPYVPGLNSGITNDIYISTSNEVTINDPWIRTKVLSEAVANLKISAELKNNSGKAITGVLSGTIMPGNIPFSKTVTIPANGTVNAVTELTVNNPQLWWPNGYGAQNLYTCNFEFKKDGTVSDQKNVTFGIREYSYDTTGDVFHLYINGKKIFLKGGNWGMSEYMLRCKKDEYDTKIRLHKEMNYNVIRNWTGATTDEEFYEACDKHGIMVWDDFWLITTYFNWPDFEVFRNNVAEKIKRNRNYASIALWCGANEMTPPDDYVSMYRSAVNQYDGDDRWFQPNSNHGSMSGSGPWQNFHPAEYFNTAPRMPGAIESYGMRSELGTAVFPNYDSFQKFMPEANQWPRNTMWEQHFFGDTYAPAANANKFFETVNNYYGNCSSIQEFCKKSQLVNIQVNQAMYEGWLHNLNNDASGLIIWMSQSAYPSMLWQTYDYYYDLNGAYWGVKAACEPVHILKVPTTGKFEVVNTSGAARSWLNASLEIVNLHGETQYTFQANLPELAADAKVADVFGNLNIDTARLTQVYFERLRLTDASGAVVSENFYWPTLNENNYNYVNTLHPVTLTVAQQVQAGADETVVTATISNPVQETAFAVRVQLVNPATGQAILPAFIDKGYFTLFPGESKLVTIKVRSSQLQGITPQVKATPYNDPEMGLIQNLALFKPTTVSSTFGTINTAGKATDGSYATRWESNYSDPQWLMTDLLEQYQINRIKIKWEGARASKYSIDTSTDGINWTVLQMVDNNTELDNEFNGLSVNARYVRVSGIQRASVWGYSIYELEVYGQAVLASDKPQLNDKTAPYPNPFKNSISIPLPLNMGSTFEIELRDASGRLVAQHKGKNLLAKTVFDWEPTTKEGGTLASGVYFLALKCNRNTTTYKIIKQ